The Sinomicrobium kalidii region TATTTTCAGTATACAGAAAATGTGTTTCCTGTAATCAGTGCCCATCGCGGGGGAGCCGGAACAAATTATCCGGAGAACTGTATCGCCACACTGGAATACACCTTAAGTCAAACACCCGCAATTTTTGAGATAGATGCCCGCCTCACTAAAGATAACAAGGCCGTATTACTGCACGATAAAACCCTCGAACGCACTACTTCGGGGAAGGGCAAACTCAGGGACCACACCCTGGATGAGATAAAAAATATTCAGTTAAAAGACCCGGAAGGCAATATCACATCCTACCGGATACCCACACTGGAAGAAGCCATTCAATGGAGTAAGGGAAAGACCCTGCTCAACCTGGATGTCAAGGACGTCCCCCTGGAAATGAAGGCAAAACTGATAAAAGAGCACGATGCTTTTCACCATGTGATCTTTACCGTGCACAATGCAGGGGAAGCCAGGTTCTTTTATGACTTCGATCACCGGAGTATGTTCTCTGCATTTGTAAAGACCAAAGAAGCCCTTGTCTCTTATGAGAAGGCAGGCATCCCCTGGCAGAATGTCCTGATAGCCTATGTAGGATCAGAAAGCACAAAAGAAAACAAAGCGCTATACGACTTACTCCACCAGAGGGGGGTGATGGTCATGGTTAGCGCAGCACCTGTTTATGATAAAATGGAACGCCGTGAAAAACGTGCAGAAGCCTATCGGAAGATCCTGGAGGACGGGGCCGATATTATTGAAACAGATCGCCCGGCAGAAGTTGCCGAAGCCATAAAAGAGATGTACCCGGAAAAAAGTACGAAATACAACTATTGGAAAACCGAAAAAATGAAAAACTAAACCATAACTTATGTCAGGCAATCAACCACCAAAACTTTCTTTGAATTCATTGTGGAACAAGGCAGGCCCGCCCAGACAACTCACCTGGGGATATCTGGGGATCCTGATCTTTATGATGGGCGACGGCGTAGAACAAGGCTGGCTTAGCCCTTATTTGATCGAAAGGGGAATGCTAATGCAACATTCGGCTACCTTATTTACCATGTACGGGGTTGCCATCGCCATATCTTCCTGGTTTTCGGGAGTGCTGGCGGAAAGCTTCGGCCCCAAAAAAACCATGTTAATGGGCGTGATACTATATATCCTCGGAACAATCGGTTTTGTAGGATACGGTCTCC contains the following coding sequences:
- a CDS encoding glycerophosphodiester phosphodiesterase family protein, whose product is MSDTKNYFQYTENVFPVISAHRGGAGTNYPENCIATLEYTLSQTPAIFEIDARLTKDNKAVLLHDKTLERTTSGKGKLRDHTLDEIKNIQLKDPEGNITSYRIPTLEEAIQWSKGKTLLNLDVKDVPLEMKAKLIKEHDAFHHVIFTVHNAGEARFFYDFDHRSMFSAFVKTKEALVSYEKAGIPWQNVLIAYVGSESTKENKALYDLLHQRGVMVMVSAAPVYDKMERREKRAEAYRKILEDGADIIETDRPAEVAEAIKEMYPEKSTKYNYWKTEKMKN